A window of Bacillus sp. DX3.1 genomic DNA:
GTCAGTTATTCTTTTATTCGTAAGAAGAACACGATTTAAAAATCAAAATCCTATGAAATTATAGCATAATATAGTATTATAAGAAATTTCAACTTGTGTATTCAAAATGATAACATAAAGTGAAACTTTAATCAGCAGGGAGCTTCATCGCCCGCTGATTATTAGCCTTCACCAATCGGACTTTTATGGGCAGTTTATCCCCCACCTAACTTCTTTTCTTTTACTGAATTTTGAGGTGGGGATATTACTGCCCGCGAATAGCGGAAAAAAACACATTGAAAAACTCGGGAATTATTACAATGAATAGAAAAACGAAAAAACTCATCTTGTAATCACTTTCATACAGCTGTGCTGAATTTCATTTTCCCCTTTAAAAAATGATAACATAGAAACAGACTATAAACTAAGGGAGACGGTCATAATGAAACAACCACTTGCACATCGAATGCGGCCGACAAATATTACAGAAGTAATCGGACAAACGCATTTAGTTGGGGAAGGGAAAATTTTATGGCGGATGGTACAAGCGAACCATTTCCAATCTATGATTTTATACGGCCCTCCCGGTACAGGAAAAACATCGATTGCTAGTGCAATTGCTGGCAGTACCGGAACACCGTTTCGTCTATTAAATGCTGTTACTCATAATAAAAAAGATATGGAAGTGGTCGTGCAAGAAGCAAAAATGCATCGTCATCTCGTTTTAATATTAGATGAAGTCCATCGCCTAGATAAAGCAAAACAAGATTTTCTATTACCACATTTAGAAAGCGGCCTTCTCACATTAATCGGAGCCACAACAAGTAATCCGTTTCATGCGATTAACTCTGCCATTCGAAGCCGATGTCAAATCTTCGAACTGCATGCGTTAACAGGGAATGATATTTTAATTGGTTTACAACGAGCACTAGACAACAAAGAAAAAGGGCTCGGTGAGTATGATGTAACTGTTACAGCCGATGCATTGCAGCACTTTGCAAATGCTTCAGGAGGAGATATGCGTTCTGCTTATAATGCACTTGAGCTCGCTGTCTTATCTAGCTTTACAACAGATGACCAGGCAGCCAACATCACGCTAGAAATTGCGGAAGAATGCTTACAGAAGAAAAGCTTCGTTCATGATAAAGGGGGCGATGCTCATTACGACGTCATATCCGCTTTTCAAAAATCAGTGCGCGGAAGTGATGTCAACGCCGCACTTCATTATTTAGCAAGACTCATTGAAGCTGGTGATTTACAGAGCATTGGCAGACGCCTTCTTATTATGGCATATGAAGATATTGGACTCGCGAATCCACAAGCAGGACAACGAACACTAGCTGCCATTGAATCAGCGGAACGCGTCGGTTTTCCGGAAGCTCGTATTCCACTTGCAAATGCTGTCATTGAACTTTGTTTGTCACCAAAATCAAATTCAGCTTATAAAGCTCTCGATGCAGCACTGCACGACTTACGAAATGGACAAACTGGTGATGTTCCGAGTCATTTAAAAGATAACCACTATAAAGGTGCAGAAACACTCAGTAGAGGAATTGGATACTTATATCCACATGATTATCCAAACGGCTGGGTAGAGCAGCAATACTTACCTGATAAAATTAAAAACAAGCAATACTATAAACCCAAAAAAACAGGGAAGTTCGAACAAGCACTCTCCTCTGTTTATGAAAAATTGCAAAGTTCGCATAAAAGTAATTCAAAAGGGTAATATAAGCGAAAACGACATGATATATGGAGGTTTCGCTTATGAAAACACGCCAAGATGCATGGACGGGAGAAGAAGATCTCCTTTTAGCAGAAACCGTTTTACGTCACATTCGCAAAGGCAGTACACAGTTAAAAGCATTCGATGAAGTTGGCGATGAATTAAATCGCACTTCCGCCGCCTGCGGTTTCCGCTGGAATGCAGAAGTTAGGCAAAATTACGAAGAAGCTGTACAAATTGCAAAAAAACAAAGAAAAGAGTTCAAACGTTCTCTTGCAAATGAAGAGACACAACAGCTATTAAAACTAGAGCCGAAGAAACACGTCGTAATTGATGCTGAGTTTTCAGAAGAACCTATAACGAAACAACCTTCACTTACAATGCAAGATGTTGTCTCATTTCTGCAAAACCTGGAACAAAATAGTCCTCATCTAGCAAAGTTACAAACTGAAAATGAAACATTGCACCTACAACTCGCAACATTACAAAAAACAAATGCGGAATTAGAAACAAAACTTGCAGTACTTACGAAACAACAACAAGCTGTGCAAGAAGATTATGAAATACTCGTTAAAATTATGGATCGTGCTCGGAAACTTGTTCTGCTAGATGACCACGAAAAACAGATTGCACCTATTTTTAAGATGGATCAGAACGGAAATTTAGATATTATCTCACAATAAATAAGACTACTTCCCCTTCAGGTAATGAAATAAAACACCTGGTTCAGTACATAGACATAACATGTAAAAGGTAATTCAACTATTATAAAGAAGTGAGATGAATCATTGTGAAAAGTCATTACTTTAACAACGAAAGGCAAGTTGGTTCAGCCATCACACTAGCTGGGGCACAAGAGACACTTCATGCAGTTTATCATGCAATGCAATCTATGCCGTACTATCACCATCCCATCGTACAATACTATCATCATCCTATGTATTTCATACATCAAGATATATATCCAGCTGATTTCTCAACAATTCCATTTGGCCCAATCTACTATTTATAAGGGAAGCCTATCGCTTTCCTTTCATAATCCTTTATTATGTATTATTGTCATTGAACCGAACCATCCCTAAAAAAAACAGAGGGATAACGACTTATAGAAACGTCATTATCCCTTTGCTTTTAATGTTTACTTAAATCCATTTAAACACTTCTACCTCTATAATTTTATAAAAGCTTTTTGCCTCTAAAAATTCAACATATATTTATAAACTATTTCATAAATTATCCTGTCTGTTAGCTCAATAACTTTAATCAAACTTTTTTATAAACGGTGCATCTTTATTTTAAACCTACACCAACAAATCCTGCTTCTGGATCTAGCCATTCCGTACTTTCTCCCCTAGTAAAATGTAAGTGTTTTCGTTTTTTGTTTTAACATCATTTTACATTAACATGAGGTGTTTACCAAATTAATTACGCTGAATCTGAATATATAACGATCAATCTAGACGAGAATATATATTTCCATCCGTATCTTTCAATATAATATTCTTATGCAATTTACTGACACCGATTAAAATAACAGGGTTTTCCTCATTCGATTTCCCTTCCTTTATTTTCACTGTCACGTATGTAGTATCATCTTTTTCCTGAAAGTTTGTTACTTCAATTGTGCTACCTTTATGCTGAGATCCGACTGCTAAAGCAATCATTTTTTTCCCTTCTGAAATCGTATACGTAGCGTATCCTACTTGTGAAGGATTTTTCTGTGCTCGTTCTGGAAAATAATTAACCATATCTGGCACTTCATTATACCTTGATTTCTCTAACACCCAATAATCTTCATATTGATTACATGCGGAAAGCAATAATAGACAAGCAAACAGTATGAAACGTACAACCGATCGTGTATTCATTTCACCACCTCTTTCACAAAATTGTTAATATGTATAAATATTAACAATTTTAAAATTAATAGTAAAATAACTTTCAACAACTCGGTTATACAATCACAAAAAAGCGTATGTTCCCCTAGTGGAACATACGCTTTTCTATCTTTCACTCTTGCCCAACACGTTTTACTTCTACATGTTTCAAACGTTCACGCACAACGTGACTTGCCATAATTAAACCAGCCACAGATGGAACGAACGCATTTGAAGAAGGTGGTAATTTTGCTTTACGAATTTTTGCGTTTTCGTCTGGAACGATTTCTTTACGAACTTCTTCACGAATAACGATTGGGTTTTCATCTGAGAAAACAACCTTTACACCTTTTTTAATGCCTTCTTTACGAAGCTTCGTACGAATAACTTTCGCAATTGGATCTGTATGTGTTTTAGAAATATCCGCAATGCGGAAACGAGTTGGGTCCATTTTATTTGCTGCACCCATACTTGAAATCATTTTAATTTTTCTACGTAAACATTGTTTAATTAAATGAATTTTGAACGTAATTGTATCAGATGCGTCAACTACGAAGTCTAAACCGTATTTAAAGAAATCTTCATATGTTTCATCTGTATAAAACATTTCTAATGTAATGACTTCACAGTCTGGATTAATATCGGCAATTCGCTCTTTCATTAATTCTACTTTTGAACGGCCAACAGTAGAAACTAATGCGTGAATTTGACGGTTTACGTTTGTAATATCTACAACATCTTTATCCACTAGCACAAGACGCCCTACACCAGAGCGCGCTAACGCTTCTGCAGAGAATGAACCTACGCCGCCAATTCCTAAAATACCTACTGTACTATTTTTTAATATTTCAAGACCTTCTTTTCCGAAGGCTAATTCATTACGTGAAAATTGATGTAACATGCGTTCTACACTCCTATTACAAAAATGGTCTACCATGTATTCTAGCGTTTTTCCGACTATTTGTATAGAAAAAGTTATAGAATTCCTAAAAATACATATTCCAAAAACATAACAAAGGAATCCGAATCATTCAATGACTAGATGAAGTAAACTTAAAAATTTGTTTTAAAATCAAAACCCTTAAGTTATACTGAAATAATATCTAAATATATTAAGGAGATAACATTATGGATATGAAAGAAAAAAACGTAATTATTGAGAGTATTCCACAAAAAGGTTTTTTTGGACATCCTAAAGGTTTATTTACTTTATTCTTTACGGAATTTTGGGAAAGATTTTCTTATTATGGAATGAGGGCCATATTACTTTACTATATGTATTATTCCATTGCAAAAGGCGGATTAGGGATTGATCAAGCTACTGCCACCTCGATTATGGCAATTTATGGATCCCTATTATATATGTCCAGTATTATTGGTGGTTGGGTCTCTGATCGTCTACTTGGTTCAAGTAAAACTATTTTTTGGGGCGGCATTTTAATTATGGTTGGTCACCTTATTCTATCACTGCCAGGTAGTATTACTACTTTATTTATTTCGATGATATTTTTAATACTTGGAACAGGATTATTAAAACCAAACATCTCTAGTATTGTTGGAAATTTATATAGTGAATCAGACACACGTCGAGACTCCGGGTTTAGCATTTTCTATATGGGCATTAATCTAGGTGCTCTTGTAGCTCCTCTTGTTGTTGGTACATTAGGTCAACAATATAATTTCCATCTTGGTTTTGGAATTGCGGCAGTTGGTATGATGGTAGGCTTGTCAATATTCGTGTTTACGAAAAAGAAGACTCTTGGTTTAGCTGGTACACAAATCCCAAACCCTTTAACAAGTATTGAACGAAAGAAAACACTTAAACAATTTAGCATAAGTATACTTGTTATAATATTCTTATGTGCTGTTACAATACCCACTGGGTTATTAACTATTAATCGTTTTACTTTTTTAATAAGTATTTTAGGAATTATTATTCCTACTTGCTACTTCATTTATATGTACCGTAGTCCAAAAACTACAAAAATTGAACGCTCTCGCCTTCTTGCTTATATACCGTTATTTATTGCAGCTACAATGTTTTGGGCTATACAAGAGCAAGGTGCAATTATTTTAGCTACCTATGCCGATCAGCGGACCCAGTTACAATTTGCTGGATTTAAAATACAATCTGCATGGTTTCAATCATTGAGTCCTATATTTATAGTAATACTGGCACCATTATTTGCATGGGTTTGGGTAAAACTTAATACACGCCAACCTTCTACTACAAATAAATTTGCTATCGGATTACTTTTTGCTGGATTATCATTCTTGATTATGATTATTCCTGCTTATATTAACGGTACAGATTCTCTAGTAAGTCCTATCTGGTTAGTTCTTAGCTTTTTGTTAATAGTAATTGGAGAAGTTTGTTTATCACCTGCAGGATTATCAATAACAACAAAATTAGCTCCAGCTGCGTTTTCAGCACAAACAATAAGTTTATGGTTTTTATCTACTGCATCCGCACAAGCTATAAATGCACAGGTTGTAAAATTATACAATCCTGCAACAGAAATCATTTACTTTGGAGTTATTGGAGCTATATCTATCGTATTAAGTATAACATTATTTATGCTATCAACAAAAATTCAAAGCTTCATGAAAGGGCTTCACTAATATCCATTTGATCAAAACGAAAAGCTGGTATTGCACCAGCTTTTTCATTTTTACCTTTGTAAACTTACAATATACAATGAAATTTAAAAACACTACCCTAAAAAAAAATCCTAGATGGCTTTAGTATAACCATCTAGGATTCGTTCTTACTTCTCTTCTTTTACGTTTAATTGTAAGTATAGCTCTTCAAGCTGCGCTTCTGCAACTGGGCTTGGAGCATCTGTTAATAAGCAGCTTGCGCTTGCTGTTTTCGGGAATGCAATTGTATCACGAAGGTTTGTACGACCTGCAAGTAACATAACGAGACGATCTAAACCTAATGCAATTCCGCCATGTGGTGGTGTACCATATTCGAATGCTTCTAATAAGAATCCGAATTGCTCTTGCGCTTCTTCTTGTGTGAAACCAAGTGCTTTGAACATTTTTTCTTGTACATCACGCTCATAAATACGAAGTGATCCGCCGCCAAGCTCATAACCATTCAATACAAGGTCATATGCTTGTGCACGCGCTTTTTCTGGTGCTGTTTCTAATAGCTCAACATCTTCACGGAATGGCATTGTGAATGGATGATGCGCTGCAAAGTAACGATCAGCATCTTCATCGTACTCAAGAAGTGGCCAATTCGTTACCCATAAGAAGTTAAATTTACTTTCGTCAATTAACTCGAGTTCCTTACCTAGGCGTAAACGAAGTGCACCTAAGCTATCAGCAACAACGCTTTTCTTATCTGCAACAAATAATAATAAGTCGCCAGCAGTTGCTTCTAATGTGCTTGTCAGCACGTTTGCATCTTCTTCGTTAAAGAATTTTGCAATCGGTCCTTTTAAGCCATCTTCTTCAACTTTTAACCAAGCTAAACCTTTTGCACCGTATACTTTTACGAATTCAGTTAATGCATCGATGTCTTTACGAGAATATTTGCTCCCCGCACCTTTTGCATTGATTGCTTTTACTTGTCCACCATTTTCTACAGCGCTTGTAAACACTTTAAAGCCACAATCTGCTGCAAATTCAGATAGGTCAGTAAGTTCCATTGCAAAACGCGTATCTGGCTTATCAGAACCAAAACGAGACATTGCATCACTATATTTCATACGTGGGAATGGCGCTTTAACCTCCACACCCTTCGCTTCTTTCATTACTTTCGTCATCATGCGTTCCATCATCTCTAAGATCTCATCTTGTGTTAAGAATGATGCCTCGATGTCGATTTGCGTGAATTCTGGTTGACGATCTGCACGTAAATCTTCATCACGGAAACAACGTGCTACTTGATAATAACGCTCAAATCCGCCGACCATAAGAAGCTGTTTGAATAGCTGCGGAGATTGCGGAAGTGCATAAAATTCACCTTCATGTACACGACTTGGTACTAAATAGTCGCGTGCTCCTTCTGGCGTGCTTTTCGTTAAGATTGGCGTCTCTACTTCTAAGAACTCTTCTGTATCCAAGAAATTACGAATTGTTTTTGTTACATCGTGACGCATTTTAAATGTGTTGTACATCACAGGACGGCGTAAATCTAAGTAACGATATTTCAAACGAACATCTTCTGATGCATCTGTATCATCTGCAATGATAATTGGCGTTGTTTTCGCTGCATTTAATACATTAACTTTCGTTGCTTGTACTTCAATGCGTCCCGTTGCCATATTTTCATTGATTGCACCAGGGCCGCGCTCAACAACTGTTCCTTCTACGTGTAACACGTATTCGCTACGAATTGTTTCTGCTATTTCTAGTGCTTCTTTTGATGTTTCTGGGTTAAATACAACTTGAACAATACCTGTACGGTCACGTAAGTCGATAAAAATTAATCCACCTAAATCACGGCGCTTTTGTACCCAACCTTTTAATTGAACAGTTTGTCCAACTGCTTCTACTGTTACTTTTCCACATGTATGTGTTCTTTCAGCCATTGTCTGTTCCCCCTATATTAATTTCTCTGCTACGTATGAAGCAAATACATCTAATGCGACTTCTTCTTGCTCACCTGTTGCCATATTCTTTAAGTTAATGATGCCTTTATCAAGCTCATCTTCCCCTAATACAGCTACAAATTTCGCATTTAAACGATCTGCTGATTTAAATTGCGCTTTCATTTTGCGATCTAAATAATCTTTTTCAACTGATAATCCAGCTTTACGAAGATCGAATGCAACTTTCGCAGCGTGATCCTTTGCTTTTTCTCCAAGCGCTACAACATAACAATCAATGTTATGTTCAATTGGTAATTCAATGTTTTCAGCTTTTAACGCCATAATTAAACGTTCAATGCTCATTGCAAAACCGATACCTGGCATTTCTGGTCCACCGATTTCTTGTACAAGTCCGTTGTATCGACCGCCACCACTTAATGTCGTAATCGCACCGAATCCTTCTGCTTCACTCATAATTTCAAACACAGTGTGCTGATAGTAATCTAAACCACGTACTAGATTTGGATCTTTTTCAAATGGAACATCCATCATTGTTAATAGCTCTTGAACTTTTTCATAGTATGCTGTTGATTCTTCATTTAAATATTCTGTAATAGACGGCGCTGTGCTCATTAATTCATGATTGCGATCCTTCTTACAATCTAAAATGCGAAGTGGGTTCTTCTCTAAACGAGACTGGCAATCAGAACAGAACTCACCGATGCGAGGTTCAAAGTGAGCGATTAATGCCTCACGGTGTGCTTGACGACTCGCAGAATCACCTAAGCTGTTTAATACAACTTTAATATTTTTTAAGCCCATGCCACGGTAAAATTCTACAGCAAGCGCAATAACTTCCGCATCGATTGCTGGATCATTACTACCGATTGCTTCGATACCAAATTGTACGAATTGACGATAACGACCTGCTTGCGGTCTTTCATAACGGAACATTTGACCGATATAATATAATTTCGTTGGCTGCGTTGCATCACCGTACATTTTATTTTCAACGTAAGAACGTACAACTGGCGCTGTTCCTTCTGGACGCAATGTTAAGCTACGTTCTCCACGATCTTGGAATGAGTACATTTCTTTTTGAACGATATCTGTTGTATCACCAACACCGCGTAAAAATAATTCTGTATGCTCAAAGATTGGTGTGCGAATTTCTTTATAGTTGTAACGACGGCAAATTTCACGTGCTTGCCCTTCAATGTACTGCCATAACTCAACAGTTCCAGGAAGGATATCTTGCGTTCCGCGTGGGATTTGAATAGACATATTCAGTTCCTCCTCAAATAGTTATAATTTTATTGCAAATAAAAAACTCCCGTCTCTACTGAATACACAGTAGGGACGAGAGTATTATACCCGTGGTGCCACCCTAATTGAAGCACGTATGCTTCCACTTTTTTAATAACGCTTAAATTGCGTCCACCCTCTACTAAGCTTATCGCTGTTCAAAGTGAAACCTACAGAGTGTCATTCGATCAGTCATCATGTAGAAATGTTTTCAGCCTTGGACATTTCTTCTCTTTTCATGTGTCTCTCATCTACTCTTCTCTATCATCGGTTTTATTCATATGTAAATATAAAATTACTATACGTTTCTTCCTAACAGTTGTCAAGTCTCTTAGGAACGTTCAATCTGCCTCTTTAACCGCTTTACATCTTGTAATGAAATACCAAATTCAGAAGCAAGCTCCATAGAGGTATTGTTTTGTTCTTTATCAATAAACTCATGAAAATTCACATTAAACAATTGGTTTGCACCGTTCGTAACAGAGTGCCCTTTTTCATTCATGCGCATACGTATATCCCTCACATTCAATAATGGACTTCTTATTGACAGTGTTCCATATTGATGAACAGGTTATACAAAAATCAAAAAGGAAAAGAGCTAATAAATAAAATCCTATTCAAGCAGAATTTTGTATTAGCTCCTTCAATCACCATTATTTACTTTCCAAAATTAAGGTCACCGGACCATCATTAATTAAAGAAACATCCATCATTGCTCCGAATTGCCCTGTTTCCACATGCAATCCTTGCTTACGAAGTTCTCCATTAAAGAAATCATATAACGTCTCTGCATAGTCAGGTTTAGCAGCATCCATAAAGTTAGGACGTCTTCCTTTACGACAATCTCCATACAATGTAAATTGTGAAACGGAAAGAACTTGTCCATTCATATCTAGCACAGAATGATTCATTTTCCCGCTCTCATCTTCAAAAATACGTAAGTTTGCAACCTTCTCAGCGATGTACGTTGCATCCTTCTCTGTATCCTCATGTGTAATGCCTACTAATAATGTTAAACCGAACGGAATTTGTCCTACAATCTCACCATCTACTGTGACAGACGCTTCCTTTGATCGTTGCAAGACAACTTTCATGTCGTATACACTCCTTATTAATGCATCATGCGGCGTACCGCATAGATTTCCGGAACTCGCTTAATACGTTCTACAACTTTTTTCAAATGATGTAGATTGCGAATAGAAATGGACATATTAATTGTCGCCATTTTATTGCGATCACTTCTACCTGAAACAGCCGAAATATATGTTTTCGTTTCAGTTACAGCTTGCAAGACCTCATTTAATAAGCCACGACGGTCATATCCAGAAATTTCAATATCAACATTATATTCAATTTCTTTTTCTGAATTACCTTCCCACTCTACTTCTAATAGACGCTCTTGCGCTTCTTCCGTATGCACATTGACACAATCACTACGGTGAATCGATACACCTCGACCTTTTGTAATATATCCGATGATATCATCACCTGGAACCGGGTTACAGCATTTAGATAAACGGATTAATAAATTGTCCGCTCCACTCACTTTCACACCTGAATCCCACTTCCGAATTTTCATCGGCTTACGAACTTCTTTTACTTCAACAATGTCTTGTTCTTCTTCACGCTGTTTGCGGAACTTGTCTGTTAACCTTGTTACGATTTGAGCAGCAGTAATTCCGTTGTATCCAACTGCAGCAAACATATCTTCTTCATTGGCGAAATTATACTTTTCAGCCACTCGCTTTAAATTATCAAGTGCCAGTATTTCTTTCATCTCATACTCTAAGCTTCGTACCTCTTTTTCAACAAGCTCGCGACCTTTTTCAATATTCTCGTCTCGGCGTTGTTTCTTGAAAAATTGACGGATTTTATTTTTCGCATGAGATGTTTGAGCAAGTTTTACCCAATCCTGGCTTGGTCCATACGAATGTTTGGACGTTAAAATTTCAATGATGTCACCTGTTTTTAATTTATAATCAAGCGTCACCATTTTGCTATTTACTTTTGCACCAATTGTCTTGTTCCCAATTTCAGAATGGACACGGTAAGCAAAATCAATTGGAACTGAACCGAGCGGCAATTCCATTACGTCCCCTTTTGGTGTAAAGACAAACACCATATCAGAGAATAAATCAATTTTTAGTGATTCCATAAACTCTTCGGCATTAGAAGCCTCATTTTGCCATTCTAATATTTGACGGAACCACGTTAATTTTTTCTCAAGTGTCCCTGTTGCTTCGGCAGCTTTTCCTTCTTTATACGCCCAGTGTGCAGCAATCCCGTACTCTGCGATTTCATGCATTTCTTTCGTTCGAATCTGCACTTCAAGCGGATCACCTTTTGGTCCGATTACAGTTGTATGCAAAGATTGATATAAATTTGCTTTCGGCATTGCAATATAATCTTTGAAACGACCTGGCATTGGCTTCCAACACGTATGGATAATACCTAACACCGCATAACAATCTTTAATACTATTTACCACGACACGAACAGCTAACAAATCATAAATTTCATTGAATTGTTTATTTTGGAGTGCCATTTTACGATAAATACTATAAATGTGTTTTGGTCGGCCTGAAATATCTGGTTGAATCGCCACTTCTTTTAACTTATCGCGAATTCCTGTCATCACTTCTTCTAAATATTCTTCACGCTCTGCACGCTTACGCTTCATCAAATTGACAATGCGATAATATTGCTGCGGATTCAAATAGCGAAGTGCTGTATCCTCTAGCTCCCATTTAATTGTATTAATTCCGAGTCTATGAGCTAAAGGAGCAAAAATTTCTAAAGTTTCATTTGCAATACGACGCTGTTTTTCTTGCGGCAAATGCTTAAGCGTACGCATGTTATGAAGACGATCAGCTAATTTAATTAAAATAACCCGAATATCTTGAGCCATTGCGATAAACATTTTGCGATGGTTCTCTGCTTGCTGCTGTTCATGAGATTTATATTTAATTTTCCCAAGCTTTGTAACCCCATCAACAAGCATTGCAATTTCTTTGCTAAATTCCCGTTCAATATCTTCCAGTGTAATCTCGGTATCTTCTACTACATCATGCAAAAAACCTGCTGATACTGTAGATGGATCCATGTGTAAATCAACTAAAATACCTGCAACTTGAATCGGATGAATAATGTATGGTTCGCCCGATTTTCTATATTGCTCACTATGTGCCTCACGTGCATATTCATAGGCACGTGCTACCAGTTCAATATCATCGTCCGCTAAATATTGTCCCGCTTTCTCGAGTACCTGTTCAGCTGTTAGTACTTGCTCATTTGCCATCGAATCACCTTTTATTGAAAATTAGTCCTCTTTTTTTTACTCATTAGAATAATTTTTATTCTATCATTATAACCTAATGATTGTGAATTGTGAAAAGGAAAAGATTTTACAGATATTTCACTATACCTTTTTGTACAATGATACAAAAGTACCCGCTCCTCTCAATGAGATTCACGGGTACTTTTTCTATCGCCCTAGTTTTACCTATATAATAATTAGTATTTTTCTAATACTAATACATCGTAACCGCCTAACATTTTACGACCATCTAAGTAAGTAAGTTCTACTAAGAATGCAATTCCTGCCACAACGCCGCCAAGCTCTTCTACTAACTTAATTGTCGCTTCAATTGTTCCACCTGTAGCTAATAAGTCATCTGTAATTAATACACGTTGACCCGGCTTAATCGCATCTTTATGGATTGTTAAAACATCTTTTCCGTATTCTTTACCGTAGTCTACAGTAATGACTTCACGCGGTAATTTCCCTAATTTACGAACTGGTGCAAAGCCTACTTCTAATGCGTAAGAAACTGGACAACCAATAATAAAACCACGTGCTTCTGGTCCTACTACAACGTCGATGTTTTTGTCTTTCGCATAAGCAACGATTGCATCCGTTGCTGCTTTGTATGCTTTTCCATCATTCATTAAAGGTGTGATGTCTTTAAACACAATACCTTCTTTCGGGTAATCCGGTACAATTGCAATATGTTGCTTAAAATCCATATTTTATGAATCCTCCTCAAATATAAAAGGTCTGTAAATACAAATCCTTTACCTTAACTGTT
This region includes:
- a CDS encoding replication-associated recombination protein A; translated protein: MKQPLAHRMRPTNITEVIGQTHLVGEGKILWRMVQANHFQSMILYGPPGTGKTSIASAIAGSTGTPFRLLNAVTHNKKDMEVVVQEAKMHRHLVLILDEVHRLDKAKQDFLLPHLESGLLTLIGATTSNPFHAINSAIRSRCQIFELHALTGNDILIGLQRALDNKEKGLGEYDVTVTADALQHFANASGGDMRSAYNALELAVLSSFTTDDQAANITLEIAEECLQKKSFVHDKGGDAHYDVISAFQKSVRGSDVNAALHYLARLIEAGDLQSIGRRLLIMAYEDIGLANPQAGQRTLAAIESAERVGFPEARIPLANAVIELCLSPKSNSAYKALDAALHDLRNGQTGDVPSHLKDNHYKGAETLSRGIGYLYPHDYPNGWVEQQYLPDKIKNKQYYKPKKTGKFEQALSSVYEKLQSSHKSNSKG
- a CDS encoding RsfA family transcriptional regulator, with the translated sequence MKTRQDAWTGEEDLLLAETVLRHIRKGSTQLKAFDEVGDELNRTSAACGFRWNAEVRQNYEEAVQIAKKQRKEFKRSLANEETQQLLKLEPKKHVVIDAEFSEEPITKQPSLTMQDVVSFLQNLEQNSPHLAKLQTENETLHLQLATLQKTNAELETKLAVLTKQQQAVQEDYEILVKIMDRARKLVLLDDHEKQIAPIFKMDQNGNLDIISQ
- a CDS encoding DUF3947 family protein, with amino-acid sequence MKSHYFNNERQVGSAITLAGAQETLHAVYHAMQSMPYYHHPIVQYYHHPMYFIHQDIYPADFSTIPFGPIYYL
- a CDS encoding tRNA threonylcarbamoyladenosine dehydratase, with amino-acid sequence MLHQFSRNELAFGKEGLEILKNSTVGILGIGGVGSFSAEALARSGVGRLVLVDKDVVDITNVNRQIHALVSTVGRSKVELMKERIADINPDCEVITLEMFYTDETYEDFFKYGLDFVVDASDTITFKIHLIKQCLRRKIKMISSMGAANKMDPTRFRIADISKTHTDPIAKVIRTKLRKEGIKKGVKVVFSDENPIVIREEVRKEIVPDENAKIRKAKLPPSSNAFVPSVAGLIMASHVVRERLKHVEVKRVGQE
- a CDS encoding peptide MFS transporter; this translates as MKEKNVIIESIPQKGFFGHPKGLFTLFFTEFWERFSYYGMRAILLYYMYYSIAKGGLGIDQATATSIMAIYGSLLYMSSIIGGWVSDRLLGSSKTIFWGGILIMVGHLILSLPGSITTLFISMIFLILGTGLLKPNISSIVGNLYSESDTRRDSGFSIFYMGINLGALVAPLVVGTLGQQYNFHLGFGIAAVGMMVGLSIFVFTKKKTLGLAGTQIPNPLTSIERKKTLKQFSISILVIIFLCAVTIPTGLLTINRFTFLISILGIIIPTCYFIYMYRSPKTTKIERSRLLAYIPLFIAATMFWAIQEQGAIILATYADQRTQLQFAGFKIQSAWFQSLSPIFIVILAPLFAWVWVKLNTRQPSTTNKFAIGLLFAGLSFLIMIIPAYINGTDSLVSPIWLVLSFLLIVIGEVCLSPAGLSITTKLAPAAFSAQTISLWFLSTASAQAINAQVVKLYNPATEIIYFGVIGAISIVLSITLFMLSTKIQSFMKGLH
- the aspS gene encoding aspartate--tRNA ligase, with translation MAERTHTCGKVTVEAVGQTVQLKGWVQKRRDLGGLIFIDLRDRTGIVQVVFNPETSKEALEIAETIRSEYVLHVEGTVVERGPGAINENMATGRIEVQATKVNVLNAAKTTPIIIADDTDASEDVRLKYRYLDLRRPVMYNTFKMRHDVTKTIRNFLDTEEFLEVETPILTKSTPEGARDYLVPSRVHEGEFYALPQSPQLFKQLLMVGGFERYYQVARCFRDEDLRADRQPEFTQIDIEASFLTQDEILEMMERMMTKVMKEAKGVEVKAPFPRMKYSDAMSRFGSDKPDTRFAMELTDLSEFAADCGFKVFTSAVENGGQVKAINAKGAGSKYSRKDIDALTEFVKVYGAKGLAWLKVEEDGLKGPIAKFFNEEDANVLTSTLEATAGDLLLFVADKKSVVADSLGALRLRLGKELELIDESKFNFLWVTNWPLLEYDEDADRYFAAHHPFTMPFREDVELLETAPEKARAQAYDLVLNGYELGGGSLRIYERDVQEKMFKALGFTQEEAQEQFGFLLEAFEYGTPPHGGIALGLDRLVMLLAGRTNLRDTIAFPKTASASCLLTDAPSPVAEAQLEELYLQLNVKEEK